A portion of the Pseudoxanthomonas sp. JBR18 genome contains these proteins:
- the folB gene encoding dihydroneopterin aldolase, whose product MDDVIFIDGLRTQALIGVYDFERDAAQPLVFDVEMTLDTRRAGDSDVLEDTVDYAVVAQTIESTCAQSGFALVEALAETIATRLLHDFPIGQVMLRVTKPQAVPAARGVGVRIVRRRSVA is encoded by the coding sequence ATGGACGATGTGATCTTTATCGATGGACTGCGCACCCAGGCGCTGATCGGGGTCTACGACTTCGAGCGCGATGCCGCCCAGCCGCTGGTGTTCGACGTGGAGATGACGCTCGACACGCGTCGTGCCGGTGACAGCGATGTGCTCGAGGATACGGTGGATTACGCGGTGGTCGCGCAGACCATCGAATCGACCTGCGCCCAGTCGGGCTTTGCCCTGGTCGAGGCACTGGCCGAAACGATCGCCACGCGGCTGCTGCACGACTTCCCCATCGGGCAGGTGATGCTGCGGGTGACCAAGCCGCAGGCGGTCCCGGCCGCGCGCGGAGTCGGCGTGCGCATCGTGCGACGTCGGAGCGTGGCATGA
- a CDS encoding class I SAM-dependent methyltransferase has protein sequence MNDLPLPDADALAHSDRLATLIRSEINASGGSVPFSRFMERCLYTPGLGYYSAGAEKFGEAGDFVTAPELGPLFASAVSQAVAPVLQQLGPECCFLEIGGGSGAFAEVMLKRLLQLDAMPAKYWILEPSADLRERQRERLGRRLIPPVFDCVEWLDTPPNEAWNGVVFANEVIDALPTPRFTLREGEVFEEHVALDGEGCFVATDRPADPLLAAAVRHVERARDVLFEDGYRAELLPQLPYWVQAVIGGLQAGAMLFCDYGYPRKEYYLEQRNGGTTRAFYRHRMHADVYRWPGLQDITASVDFTALAEAGTGAGFELSGYATQAGFLIGNGLMDRLGEAEARMDEAGKLRLRNEFKKLTLPNEMGERFQFMGFARDCNFEAAFLSGDLTWRL, from the coding sequence ATGAACGATCTTCCTCTTCCCGATGCCGACGCGCTGGCCCACAGCGACCGGTTGGCCACGCTGATCCGTAGCGAAATCAACGCCTCTGGCGGGTCGGTGCCGTTCTCCCGCTTCATGGAGCGCTGCTTGTACACGCCAGGGCTGGGGTATTACAGCGCCGGTGCGGAGAAGTTCGGCGAGGCGGGTGATTTCGTCACCGCCCCGGAGCTGGGCCCGCTGTTTGCCAGCGCGGTGTCCCAGGCCGTAGCGCCGGTCCTGCAGCAGCTGGGTCCGGAATGCTGCTTCCTGGAGATCGGCGGCGGTAGCGGGGCTTTTGCCGAGGTGATGCTCAAGCGACTGCTGCAGCTGGACGCGATGCCCGCCAAGTACTGGATCCTGGAGCCCAGCGCGGACCTGCGTGAGCGCCAGCGCGAGCGCCTGGGCCGGCGCCTGATCCCGCCGGTGTTCGATTGCGTGGAGTGGCTGGACACACCACCCAACGAGGCCTGGAACGGCGTGGTGTTCGCCAACGAGGTCATCGATGCGCTGCCCACGCCACGCTTCACCCTGCGCGAGGGCGAAGTGTTCGAAGAGCACGTCGCCCTGGATGGGGAGGGGTGCTTCGTGGCCACCGATCGCCCGGCCGATCCGCTGCTGGCCGCCGCCGTGCGCCATGTCGAGCGTGCGCGCGATGTCCTGTTCGAGGACGGCTACCGCGCCGAACTCCTGCCGCAGCTGCCGTACTGGGTGCAGGCGGTGATCGGCGGCCTGCAGGCCGGCGCGATGCTGTTCTGCGATTACGGTTACCCGCGCAAGGAGTACTACCTGGAACAGCGCAACGGCGGCACTACGCGCGCCTTCTACCGGCATCGGATGCACGCGGATGTGTATCGGTGGCCCGGACTGCAGGACATCACTGCCTCGGTGGATTTCACCGCGCTGGCCGAGGCCGGCACCGGCGCAGGCTTCGAGCTGTCGGGCTATGCCACCCAGGCCGGCTTCCTGATCGGCAATGGGCTGATGGATCGCCTGGGCGAGGCCGAGGCGCGCATGGACGAGGCCGGCAAGTTGCGCCTGCGCAACGAGTTCAAGAAGCTCACCCTGCCCAACGAGATGGGCGAGCGCTTCCAGTTCATGGGATTTGCGCGGGATTGCAACTTCGAGGCCGCCTTCCTGTCCGGAGATCTGACATGGCGCCTTTGA
- a CDS encoding VanZ family protein, with protein sequence MAPLSGGAVKPLRWPGFWLVLWGVAMAVVVTVCLLPGKDIPEVPLGWDKVEHATAFFVLSVCAVQLFATRRALWRAAAWLVILGVLIEFMQGWFTADRTPDPTDALADAAGVLLGLCVALTPARDLLLKLFPRRA encoded by the coding sequence ATGGCGCCTTTGAGCGGCGGTGCCGTGAAGCCGCTGCGCTGGCCCGGTTTCTGGCTGGTGTTGTGGGGCGTGGCGATGGCCGTGGTGGTGACCGTGTGCCTGCTGCCCGGCAAGGACATCCCCGAAGTCCCGCTGGGCTGGGACAAGGTGGAGCACGCCACGGCGTTCTTCGTCCTGTCGGTGTGCGCGGTGCAGCTGTTCGCCACGCGCCGGGCGCTGTGGCGCGCGGCGGCGTGGCTGGTGATCCTGGGGGTGCTGATCGAATTCATGCAGGGCTGGTTCACCGCCGACCGCACCCCGGATCCGACCGACGCCCTGGCCGATGCCGCGGGCGTCCTGCTGGGCCTGTGCGTGGCCCTGACCCCCGCCCGCGACCTGCTGCTGAAGCTGTTCCCGCGCCGCGCCTAG
- a CDS encoding 20S proteasome subunit A/B has protein sequence MTYCVGIEVDEGLVFAADTRTSASFDDVRVYRKMHIFEYPGDRVFVIMSAGNLATTQLTISRLKRDAEDPDCTRSLRSFKHLYEVAEYVGEVLVSSQVAVGDQAQHSGVSVQSTLILGGQVAGERPGLYMVYPLGNCIATSPETPYLQIGESKYGKPILDRILRPETTLEDAARCALVSLDSTIRSNLSVGMPVDMAVIRAGDLRITQQMRLEADTPLYAEIHDTWSRKLENAVRTLPRFPWEAPRGDAGDEDDGPARAPVAPPRRIAARPDPGDESGQQ, from the coding sequence ATGACCTACTGCGTCGGCATCGAAGTGGACGAAGGCCTGGTCTTCGCCGCGGACACCAGGACCAGCGCTTCGTTTGACGACGTGCGCGTCTACCGCAAGATGCATATCTTCGAATATCCCGGCGACCGGGTGTTCGTGATCATGTCCGCGGGCAACCTGGCGACCACGCAACTGACCATCTCGCGCCTGAAGCGCGACGCCGAGGATCCGGACTGCACCCGCAGCCTGCGCAGCTTCAAGCATCTCTACGAAGTGGCCGAGTATGTGGGCGAGGTCCTGGTGTCCAGCCAGGTGGCCGTGGGCGACCAGGCCCAGCACAGCGGCGTCAGCGTGCAGTCCACCCTGATCCTGGGTGGCCAGGTCGCCGGCGAGCGGCCCGGGCTGTACATGGTCTACCCGTTGGGCAACTGCATCGCCACCTCGCCCGAGACGCCCTACCTGCAGATCGGCGAGTCCAAGTACGGCAAGCCGATCCTGGACCGCATCCTGCGCCCCGAAACCACGCTGGAAGATGCGGCGCGCTGCGCGCTGGTCTCGCTTGACTCGACCATCCGTTCCAACCTCTCGGTCGGCATGCCGGTGGACATGGCCGTCATCCGCGCCGGCGATCTGCGGATCACCCAGCAGATGCGCCTGGAAGCCGATACCCCGCTCTATGCGGAGATCCACGACACCTGGTCGCGCAAGCTGGAGAACGCCGTGCGCACCCTGCCCCGGTTTCCGTGGGAAGCGCCGCGCGGGGATGCCGGTGACGAGGACGATGGCCCTGCACGCGCGCCGGTCGCACCGCCCAGGCGCATTGCCGCGCGCCCGGATCCGGGCGATGAGTCCGGCCAGCAGTAA
- a CDS encoding pteridine reductase, whose product MPPSPRVALITGAAKRIGAAIARALHADGYALGLHYRGSTDAMLALAAELEAARPGSTLVLQAELADVACLPALVEDTVQRFGRLDALINNASAYYATPVGSATPTQWDELFASNARAPFFLSQAAAPHLKASGGAIVSIADIYAQRPLPEHTLYCMAKAALVMMTQSLARELGPQVRVNAIAPGNILWSENPVKAETQAVLEQRVPLQRQGAPDDIVSAVRWLIDGNAYVNGQIVAIDGGRSVFV is encoded by the coding sequence ATGCCTCCATCGCCCCGCGTTGCCCTGATCACCGGCGCCGCCAAGCGTATCGGCGCGGCCATCGCGCGTGCGCTGCATGCCGATGGCTACGCACTGGGCCTGCACTACCGCGGCTCGACCGACGCCATGCTCGCACTCGCCGCCGAACTGGAAGCCGCGCGACCCGGCAGCACGCTGGTGTTGCAGGCCGAACTGGCCGACGTTGCGTGCCTGCCGGCGCTGGTCGAGGACACGGTGCAGCGCTTCGGTCGGCTCGATGCACTCATCAATAACGCCTCGGCCTACTACGCCACGCCGGTGGGCAGCGCGACGCCGACGCAATGGGACGAACTGTTCGCCTCCAACGCACGCGCACCGTTCTTCCTGTCGCAGGCCGCCGCGCCGCACCTGAAGGCAAGCGGCGGGGCGATCGTCAGCATCGCCGACATCTACGCGCAGCGCCCGCTACCCGAGCACACCCTCTACTGCATGGCCAAGGCCGCGCTGGTGATGATGACCCAGTCGCTGGCACGCGAACTCGGCCCGCAAGTGCGGGTCAACGCCATCGCGCCAGGCAACATCCTGTGGTCGGAGAATCCGGTCAAGGCCGAGACCCAGGCTGTCCTGGAACAGCGCGTGCCGCTGCAGCGCCAGGGCGCGCCGGATGACATCGTCTCGGCCGTGCGCTGGCTGATCGACGGTAACGCGTACGTCAATGGCCAGATCGTCGCCATCGACGGCGGGCGCTCGGTGTTCGTCTAG
- a CDS encoding 2-amino-4-hydroxy-6-hydroxymethyldihydropteridine diphosphokinase, with amino-acid sequence MKTRRYVLLLGSSLDTPQALDDARAALAMHGLLEVASTRVEGPSINPADARRFHNQAVALATGLPREALGATLKQIETALGRTPQPAQCVIDIDLACECDAHGIVLWRDDAKLGHPLFVDLMQNVLDQLRGTALA; translated from the coding sequence ATGAAGACCCGCCGGTACGTGCTGCTGCTGGGCAGCAGCCTGGACACGCCGCAGGCGCTGGATGACGCGCGCGCCGCGCTGGCCATGCATGGCCTGCTCGAGGTCGCCTCGACGCGGGTCGAAGGCCCCAGCATCAACCCGGCCGACGCGCGACGCTTTCACAACCAGGCCGTCGCCCTGGCGACAGGGCTGCCGCGTGAGGCGCTGGGCGCGACGCTCAAGCAGATCGAGACGGCCTTGGGGCGCACGCCGCAGCCGGCGCAGTGCGTGATCGATATCGACTTGGCTTGCGAGTGCGATGCCCACGGCATCGTGCTGTGGCGCGACGATGCCAAGCTCGGCCATCCGCTGTTCGTGGACCTGATGCAGAACGTGCTCGATCAGTTGCGCGGGACCGCGTTGGCTTAG
- a CDS encoding family 20 glycosylhydrolase — protein MPLPSPLRPALRIALACLALLCAGAIAAPLPLIPAPRSATPGQGQFVLKSGMTVTAQGEEALTTATQFIDLLRSTGGPALRLADTGEQAAVRFVLDPTTGGAEGYTLHVGQDGVRIQGATSAGLFHGAVSLWQLLPVGGGQGAPAALDAVDITDSPRLAWRGVMLDSVRHFQSVEEIERLLDAMAVHKLNVFHWHLTDDQGWRIQIDQYPRLTSVGACRVPFGDAGIGADGQPIQECAFYTKDQIRAVVRYAAERHITVVPEIDIPGHATAAIDAYPDLGVDRPQLKVSSWGGVHTNLFNADEATMQFLENVLGEVIPLFPGPFFHIGGDEAVKDSWKASKHMQARIKQLGLKNEEALQGWMIDRLGTYLAAHGKRLIGWDEILEGGKLPANAAVMSWRGTEGGIEAARKGHDVVMTPVSPLYMDYLQTASPDEPPGRPTLNPLQKVYAFDPVPAVLDAQQKQHIIGVQANVWTEHMQSFDRVEHALFPRAAALAEIGWSPQASRDLDSFKARLPNLLAHYRALHLGYARTPFQVLYDTQADASGQHATVRLSDPLDYSDIRYTLDGSAPKADSPRYRDPLQLDVPSTLKSAAFFNGKALAPATALSLTAQGLRTRSDEQLAMCTGALTLRLEDDGPREGPRAIFNVDIFNPCWEWKQAHLDGIGAIKVRAGRMPYYFYLAHDEPKRTFKPAKSAYGELEIHDGCAGPLLATVPLPEAPGIDGFVTLQAPLQQAPSTSDLCVFFTGDTRPDMWVLDRMTLVPGP, from the coding sequence ATGCCACTGCCGTCCCCACTCCGCCCCGCCCTGCGCATCGCGCTGGCCTGCCTGGCCCTGCTGTGCGCGGGCGCCATCGCCGCGCCACTGCCGCTGATTCCCGCACCGCGCAGCGCGACCCCGGGCCAGGGACAGTTCGTCCTCAAGTCGGGGATGACAGTGACCGCGCAAGGCGAGGAAGCCCTGACCACCGCGACCCAGTTCATCGACCTGCTGCGCAGCACCGGCGGACCGGCGCTGAGGCTGGCCGACACCGGCGAGCAGGCGGCGGTGCGATTCGTCCTGGATCCGACCACCGGCGGCGCCGAGGGCTACACCTTGCATGTCGGCCAGGACGGCGTGCGCATCCAGGGCGCGACCTCGGCTGGCCTGTTCCACGGTGCCGTGAGCCTATGGCAGCTGCTGCCGGTCGGCGGTGGCCAGGGCGCGCCGGCAGCACTGGACGCGGTGGACATCACCGACAGCCCGCGCCTGGCCTGGCGCGGGGTGATGCTCGACTCGGTGCGCCACTTCCAGAGCGTGGAGGAGATCGAACGCCTGCTCGACGCGATGGCCGTGCACAAGCTCAATGTCTTCCACTGGCATCTGACCGATGACCAGGGTTGGCGCATCCAGATCGACCAGTACCCGCGCCTGACCAGCGTGGGCGCCTGCCGCGTGCCCTTTGGCGATGCCGGCATCGGCGCGGACGGACAGCCGATCCAGGAGTGCGCCTTCTATACCAAGGACCAGATCCGCGCGGTGGTGCGCTACGCGGCCGAACGCCACATCACCGTGGTGCCGGAGATCGACATCCCCGGGCACGCGACCGCGGCCATCGACGCCTACCCCGACCTGGGCGTGGACCGGCCGCAACTGAAGGTCTCCAGCTGGGGCGGCGTGCACACCAACCTGTTCAACGCCGACGAGGCGACCATGCAGTTCCTGGAGAACGTGCTGGGCGAAGTGATTCCCCTGTTCCCCGGGCCGTTCTTCCACATCGGCGGCGACGAAGCAGTCAAGGACAGCTGGAAGGCGTCCAAGCACATGCAGGCGCGGATCAAGCAACTCGGCCTGAAGAACGAGGAAGCGTTGCAGGGCTGGATGATCGACCGCCTGGGCACCTACCTGGCTGCGCACGGCAAGCGCCTGATCGGCTGGGACGAGATCCTCGAAGGCGGCAAGCTGCCGGCCAACGCGGCGGTGATGTCCTGGCGCGGGACAGAAGGCGGCATCGAGGCCGCGCGCAAGGGCCACGACGTGGTGATGACCCCGGTCTCCCCGCTGTACATGGACTACCTGCAGACCGCCTCGCCCGATGAGCCGCCGGGCCGTCCCACCCTGAATCCGCTGCAGAAGGTGTACGCATTCGATCCGGTGCCGGCGGTGCTCGATGCGCAGCAGAAGCAACACATCATCGGCGTACAGGCCAACGTGTGGACCGAGCACATGCAGTCCTTCGACCGGGTCGAACACGCGCTGTTCCCGCGCGCGGCGGCCCTGGCCGAGATCGGCTGGTCGCCCCAGGCCAGCCGTGATCTGGACAGCTTCAAGGCCCGCCTGCCCAACCTGCTGGCGCACTACCGCGCCCTGCACCTGGGCTACGCACGCACGCCGTTCCAGGTGCTGTACGACACACAGGCCGACGCCAGCGGCCAGCACGCCACCGTGCGCCTGTCCGATCCCCTGGACTATTCGGACATCCGCTACACGCTCGACGGCAGTGCGCCCAAGGCGGACTCGCCCCGTTATCGGGATCCGCTGCAGCTGGACGTGCCGAGCACGCTCAAGTCGGCGGCCTTCTTCAACGGCAAGGCGCTGGCGCCGGCCACGGCCCTGAGCCTGACCGCGCAGGGGCTGCGCACGCGCAGCGACGAGCAGTTGGCCATGTGCACCGGCGCGCTGACCCTGCGCCTGGAAGACGACGGCCCGCGCGAGGGGCCGCGGGCGATCTTCAACGTGGACATCTTCAATCCCTGCTGGGAGTGGAAGCAGGCGCACCTGGACGGCATTGGGGCCATCAAGGTCCGGGCCGGACGCATGCCGTACTACTTCTACCTGGCCCACGACGAGCCCAAGCGCACGTTCAAGCCGGCCAAGAGCGCTTACGGCGAACTGGAGATCCACGACGGCTGCGCCGGCCCGCTGCTGGCCACCGTGCCGCTGCCGGAGGCGCCGGGCATCGACGGCTTCGTGACCTTGCAGGCGCCGCTGCAGCAGGCGCCTTCCACCTCGGACCTGTGCGTATTCTTCACCGGCGATACGCGCCCGGACATGTGGGTCCTGGATCGCATGACCCTGGTGCCCGGCCCCTAG
- a CDS encoding DUF1343 domain-containing protein, producing the protein MLCAVLSLPGRAAGLGSAAGEADFRLGVDVLLDDPALLRGKRVGLVTNATGVDGQLRSDIDRFAARTDFKLVALFGPEHGVRGDAQAGEHVDSRRDAATGLPVYSLYGDHREPSPQMLSGIDVLVYDIQDVGTRWYTYPWTLAHLLIAARRAGIPVVVTDRPNPLGGEAVEGPVLMPQVASFVGMYAVPVRHGMTIGELARLFNEGFGIGADLHVVKMRGWQRGDGFPATLAWVPPSPNMPTVATARVYPGTGLLEGTNVSEGRGTTLPFEMLGAPFVDAPTLARALEALQLPGVRFRPVWFTPTFSKFQGQACAGVQLHVTDAQAFRPVLTGVAVIKALHDLYPAQFQFLPGTPPFFDKLIGNDWLRPAIAEGEDLQALQDRWQPDLARFKALRARYLLY; encoded by the coding sequence ATGCTGTGCGCTGTCCTGTCGCTACCCGGGCGGGCGGCCGGGCTGGGATCCGCCGCGGGTGAGGCGGACTTTCGACTGGGCGTGGACGTGCTGCTGGACGATCCGGCGCTGCTGCGTGGCAAGCGCGTGGGGCTGGTGACCAACGCCACCGGCGTCGATGGGCAACTGCGCAGCGACATCGACCGCTTCGCCGCGCGCACCGACTTCAAACTGGTGGCGCTGTTCGGGCCCGAGCACGGCGTGCGCGGCGATGCACAGGCCGGCGAACACGTCGACAGCCGCCGCGATGCCGCCACCGGCCTGCCGGTCTACAGCCTGTACGGCGACCACCGCGAGCCCTCGCCGCAGATGCTCTCCGGCATCGACGTGCTGGTCTATGACATCCAGGACGTGGGCACGCGCTGGTATACCTATCCTTGGACGCTTGCGCATCTGCTGATCGCGGCCAGGCGCGCGGGCATCCCGGTGGTGGTGACCGACCGGCCCAACCCGCTGGGCGGCGAGGCGGTCGAAGGCCCGGTGCTGATGCCACAGGTGGCATCGTTCGTGGGCATGTACGCCGTTCCGGTGCGTCACGGCATGACCATCGGCGAGCTGGCACGGCTGTTCAACGAGGGCTTCGGGATCGGCGCAGACCTGCACGTGGTGAAGATGCGCGGCTGGCAGCGCGGCGATGGGTTCCCGGCCACGCTGGCCTGGGTGCCGCCGTCACCGAACATGCCCACTGTGGCGACCGCGCGCGTCTACCCCGGGACCGGACTGCTGGAAGGCACGAATGTCTCCGAAGGACGCGGCACCACATTGCCGTTCGAGATGCTGGGCGCGCCCTTCGTCGATGCACCCACGCTGGCACGCGCGCTGGAGGCGCTGCAGCTGCCGGGCGTGCGCTTCCGCCCGGTGTGGTTCACGCCGACCTTTTCCAAGTTCCAGGGCCAGGCCTGTGCCGGTGTGCAGCTGCACGTGACCGATGCGCAGGCCTTCAGGCCGGTGCTCACCGGGGTGGCCGTGATCAAGGCGTTGCACGACCTGTATCCGGCGCAGTTTCAGTTTTTGCCGGGGACGCCGCCGTTCTTCGACAAACTGATCGGCAACGACTGGTTGCGGCCGGCCATCGCCGAGGGCGAAGACCTGCAGGCCCTCCAGGACCGCTGGCAGCCCGATCTGGCCCGCTTCAAGGCGCTGCGGGCGCGCTACCTGCTGTACTGA
- a CDS encoding circularly permuted type 2 ATP-grasp protein, which produces MDWAQYRSSTFDELIQADGVPRPAARRLVEYLGGLNGRDIAERQVAADVIARVMGITFTVYSDGRNVDRTLPFDLIPRVIPRTEWEHTEAGLKQRMRALNLFIGDIYGKQQIVKDKVFPAMLLKASVNFRTQCVGVTPPLGVWAHICGSDLVRDGDGTLYALEDNLRIPSGVSYMLENRMVAKRVFPELFETSSILPVDEYPSQLYDTLAALSPRPGDAPVIALLTPGVFNSAYFEHAYLAQAMGIELVEGSDLFVADDDCTYMRTVYGPQRVDVIYRRVDDLFIDPEVFHPDSVLGVPGLIRSWRAGKVALANAPGAGVADDKVVFAYVPKMIKYYLGEEPILPNVPSYLCHDAKDRQYVLDNLDKLVVKPANESGGYGMLIGPRASKAERETFRELIQADPRNYMAQPTLSLSTAPIVTDDGPSPRHLDLRPFILSREDTYVTTGGLTRVAMTPGSLVVNSSQGGGAKDTWVVDADEEG; this is translated from the coding sequence ATGGACTGGGCGCAATACCGCAGTTCCACCTTTGACGAGCTGATCCAGGCCGATGGCGTTCCGCGTCCCGCAGCGAGGCGCCTGGTGGAATACCTGGGTGGCCTGAATGGTCGTGACATCGCCGAGCGCCAGGTGGCCGCCGACGTCATCGCCCGGGTCATGGGCATTACCTTCACCGTGTATTCCGACGGTCGCAACGTCGACCGCACGCTGCCATTCGACCTGATCCCGCGCGTGATTCCGCGCACCGAATGGGAGCACACCGAGGCCGGTCTCAAGCAGCGCATGCGTGCGCTCAACCTGTTCATCGGCGATATCTACGGCAAGCAGCAGATCGTCAAGGACAAGGTGTTTCCGGCGATGCTGCTCAAGGCGTCGGTCAACTTCCGCACCCAGTGCGTGGGGGTGACACCGCCGTTGGGCGTGTGGGCGCATATCTGCGGTTCGGACCTGGTGCGCGACGGCGATGGCACGCTGTATGCGTTGGAGGACAACCTGCGCATTCCTTCTGGCGTGAGCTACATGCTGGAAAACCGCATGGTCGCCAAGCGCGTGTTCCCGGAACTGTTCGAGACCAGCTCGATCCTGCCGGTGGACGAATATCCCAGCCAGCTCTACGACACCCTGGCGGCGCTCTCGCCGCGCCCCGGCGATGCCCCGGTGATCGCATTGCTCACCCCGGGCGTGTTCAACAGCGCCTATTTCGAGCACGCCTACCTGGCCCAGGCGATGGGCATCGAGCTGGTCGAGGGTTCGGACCTGTTCGTGGCCGACGACGACTGCACCTACATGCGCACGGTCTACGGCCCACAGCGCGTGGATGTGATCTACCGTCGCGTGGACGATCTGTTCATCGATCCGGAGGTGTTCCATCCCGATTCGGTGCTGGGCGTGCCGGGCCTGATCCGCAGCTGGCGCGCCGGCAAGGTGGCGCTGGCCAATGCGCCGGGCGCCGGGGTGGCCGACGACAAGGTGGTCTTCGCCTACGTGCCCAAGATGATCAAGTACTACCTGGGCGAAGAGCCGATCCTGCCCAACGTGCCCAGCTACCTGTGCCACGACGCCAAGGACCGCCAGTACGTGCTGGACAACCTGGACAAGCTGGTGGTCAAGCCGGCCAACGAGTCCGGGGGCTACGGCATGCTGATCGGCCCGCGGGCCAGCAAGGCCGAGCGCGAGACATTCCGCGAGCTGATCCAGGCCGACCCGCGCAACTACATGGCCCAGCCCACACTGAGCCTGTCCACCGCGCCGATCGTGACCGACGACGGTCCTTCGCCACGGCATCTGGACCTGCGCCCGTTCATCCTCTCGCGTGAGGACACCTACGTGACCACCGGCGGGCTGACCCGCGTGGCGATGACGCCGGGTTCGCTGGTGGTCAACTCCTCGCAAGGCGGCGGCGCCAAGGACACCTGGGTGGTCGATGCCGACGAAGAAGGCTAA
- a CDS encoding alpha-E domain-containing protein, whose protein sequence is MLSRVADNLYWFSRYVRRAENTARLVGVGSTLQLDLPRSVRFTWRPMIDTVGAGEIFTSLHPEAGSDVADVDVIRFLLLDEQNGSSLKVSLVNARELLRSIRDTLPQEVWEAVNDLHLYVESSGERALQRRYRLDFINRIVDGCLKVSGLLSANVSRDIGYQFLRLGTGIEQADMTTRIIDAGASGLITPRTEDDREAFRNMQWMAVLRSLAAYQMYRRHIRQRVTGEHALRFLLQNTEFPRSVQFCLTRAQHVLPSMPPRPAVDRHLNRVVGMIRNADPVWLAAKNPAGFMDEVQVHLSRLHDAVVEGYFYN, encoded by the coding sequence ATGTTGTCCCGCGTCGCAGACAACCTGTACTGGTTCAGCCGCTATGTGCGGCGCGCCGAAAACACCGCGCGCCTGGTCGGCGTGGGCAGCACGCTGCAGCTGGACCTGCCGCGCTCGGTGCGGTTCACCTGGCGGCCGATGATCGACACGGTCGGCGCGGGTGAGATCTTCACCAGCCTGCACCCGGAGGCCGGCAGCGACGTGGCCGACGTGGACGTCATCCGCTTCCTGCTGCTGGACGAGCAGAACGGCTCATCGTTGAAGGTGTCCCTGGTCAACGCGCGCGAACTGCTGCGCAGCATCCGCGACACCCTTCCCCAGGAGGTGTGGGAAGCGGTCAACGACCTGCACCTGTATGTGGAGAGCAGCGGCGAGCGCGCGCTGCAGCGTCGCTACCGCCTGGACTTCATCAACCGCATCGTCGATGGCTGCCTCAAGGTCTCCGGCCTGCTTTCGGCCAACGTCAGCCGCGACATCGGCTACCAGTTCCTGCGCCTGGGCACCGGCATCGAGCAGGCCGACATGACCACGCGCATCATCGATGCCGGGGCTTCAGGCCTGATCACGCCACGTACCGAGGACGACCGCGAGGCCTTCCGCAACATGCAATGGATGGCGGTCCTGCGTTCGCTGGCCGCCTACCAGATGTACCGTCGGCACATTCGCCAGCGCGTCACCGGCGAGCACGCATTGCGCTTTCTGCTGCAGAACACCGAGTTCCCGCGCAGCGTGCAGTTCTGCTTGACCCGGGCCCAGCACGTACTGCCTTCGATGCCGCCGCGTCCGGCGGTGGATCGACATCTGAACCGGGTGGTCGGGATGATCCGCAACGCCGATCCGGTGTGGCTGGCGGCGAAGAATCCGGCCGGTTTCATGGACGAGGTGCAGGTGCATCTGAGCCGCCTGCACGACGCCGTCGTTGAGGGCTACTTCTACAACTAG